CCGAATCGTTTGACTGGTATTGCGGGTAAAGATATTGCCCAACCGGGAGTCTCTAGTCACGTCGAAGGTGATGAAGTGAAATACCATAAATACTATCAATGGGTGTGTTTTGTGTTGTTCTTCCAAGCCATGCTGTTTTATGTTCCACGCTACTTGTGGAAAACTTGGGAAGCTGGCCGCATCAAGATGTTGGTGCTTGATCTCAATATGCCGGTGGTGAACGATGAATGCAAAGATGAACGCAAGAAAATTTTGGTTGACTATTTTATAGAGAATATAAATAGTCATAATTTCTATGCGATTAGATTTTTCATATGTGAAGTGTTAAACTTCATCAATGTGCTTGGACAAATTTATTTCATGGATTTCTTCCTCGATGGCGAGTTCTCGACGTACGGCAGTGATGTGGTCCAATTCACCGAGATGGAACCGGAGGAAAGAGGCGATCCGATGGCTCGGGTATTCCCCAAGGTGACTAAATGTACATTCCACAAATATGGTCCCTCGGGAAGCGTGCAGAAGTTTGATGGCCTTTGCGTGCTACCTTTGAACATAGTCAACGAAAAAATCTATGTATTTTTATGGTTTTGGTTCATCATTCTGACTATTCTGACTGGAGCATCACTGGTATATCGTTTTGCCGTTATTTTCATGCCCAAAATACGA
This sequence is a window from Uranotaenia lowii strain MFRU-FL chromosome 3, ASM2978415v1, whole genome shotgun sequence. Protein-coding genes within it:
- the LOC129756667 gene encoding innexin inx2, whose translation is MFDVFGSVKGLLKLDQVCIDNNIFRLHYKATVVILIAFSLLVTSRQYIGDPIDCIVDEIPLNVMDTYCWIYSTFTIPNRLTGIAGKDIAQPGVSSHVEGDEVKYHKYYQWVCFVLFFQAMLFYVPRYLWKTWEAGRIKMLVLDLNMPVVNDECKDERKKILVDYFIENINSHNFYAIRFFICEVLNFINVLGQIYFMDFFLDGEFSTYGSDVVQFTEMEPEERGDPMARVFPKVTKCTFHKYGPSGSVQKFDGLCVLPLNIVNEKIYVFLWFWFIILTILTGASLVYRFAVIFMPKIRLYLLRARSRLSDIVDIETISSKCQLGDWFILYQLGKNIDPLIYKEVLNDLSERLQGKEMVEQP